A window from Sphingobium sp. EM0848 encodes these proteins:
- a CDS encoding TonB-dependent receptor → MRKVIGRSQQVSLCSIALVLSSFGLGYAPAFAQTPQDGADANIADIVVTANKREQKLNDVGLTVAVVSGDALKNQQINSLADLAQTIPSLSFTNTSSNTPVYTLRGVGFYETSIGSYPTVSVYSDEVPLPFPVLASHSAYDLERVEVLKGPQGTLFGQNATGGAINYVAAKPTDIFHAGADLSYGRFNEVIGEGYVSGPLSDTLKARLSGRVERADGWQISNSRPNDRNGKVENYMGRLQVAFEPSDGARFLLNINGWKDKSQTAAAQYIGLTPQNPILDPGVAAATFSPLTARAADWTPGFPFADNRMWQSSLRGDIDVTDAITLTSLTAYVDYKQRQGTDGDGLPTRDVDLVRDRGTIKSFSQELRLSNGSHQALRWVVGVNYEHSKIDQIVDGDISASSSNATLGAVLGYPIRSETHSALQRMTNYASFANVEYDISHTLTLKAGARYTNAKTSVDSCNRDLSGDAKGSGPFFYDVLLGGAFGPYQTGDCFAVNLLSHAVGNVAPGSPGNYVDTLHEDNVSWRVGVDWKPRPGVLLYGNVAKGYKAGSFPTVSAFEFTQYLPVKQESVLAYEAGFKASLLDRALQFNGAAFYYDYRNKQLRSKEDAGPFGILDVLQNIPKSTIKGFELEIVARPISSLTVSSTFTYLDAKIDRFAGINAGGVPANFAGVAVPYTPKYQVGTNVDYEFPISDAVNGFLGASLTYRSSTVSVIGGNLNPSTLTASAVGAAPLFRINDYALVDLRAGVESPDGRWRFSFWGKNVLNKYYWNNVVAGFDTVVRYANKPATYGASVAFKY, encoded by the coding sequence ATGAGGAAAGTTATAGGCAGGTCGCAACAAGTTTCGCTGTGTTCGATTGCGCTCGTGTTATCTTCGTTCGGCCTTGGCTACGCGCCGGCTTTCGCCCAGACGCCGCAGGACGGCGCCGATGCGAATATTGCCGATATCGTCGTCACCGCTAACAAGCGGGAGCAGAAGCTCAACGATGTGGGCCTCACCGTCGCCGTCGTTTCCGGCGACGCGCTCAAGAACCAGCAGATCAACTCGCTGGCGGATTTGGCACAAACAATTCCAAGCCTGAGCTTTACAAACACATCAAGCAATACACCTGTCTATACGCTACGCGGCGTCGGCTTTTACGAAACGTCGATTGGCTCCTATCCCACCGTCAGTGTATATTCCGACGAGGTGCCACTGCCTTTCCCCGTGCTGGCTTCGCATTCGGCTTATGATCTGGAACGGGTCGAGGTGCTAAAAGGCCCGCAGGGCACGCTGTTCGGTCAGAATGCAACGGGCGGTGCGATCAATTATGTTGCGGCCAAGCCCACCGACATATTCCATGCCGGCGCAGATCTCAGCTACGGCAGGTTCAACGAGGTGATTGGCGAAGGCTATGTCAGTGGCCCGCTATCGGACACCCTCAAGGCCCGGCTGAGTGGTCGAGTGGAGCGCGCCGATGGCTGGCAGATCAGCAACTCGCGCCCGAATGACCGCAACGGCAAGGTCGAAAACTATATGGGCCGGTTGCAGGTCGCCTTTGAGCCGTCGGACGGCGCTCGCTTCTTGCTGAACATCAACGGTTGGAAGGACAAAAGTCAGACAGCTGCGGCGCAATATATCGGCTTGACGCCACAAAATCCAATTCTCGATCCGGGCGTCGCGGCCGCTACCTTCTCGCCACTGACAGCGCGCGCTGCTGACTGGACGCCCGGATTTCCGTTCGCGGACAACCGTATGTGGCAGTCATCTCTCCGTGGGGACATCGATGTGACTGATGCGATCACACTCACCTCGCTCACTGCCTATGTCGATTACAAGCAGCGGCAGGGAACCGATGGCGATGGCTTGCCAACGCGCGATGTGGATCTGGTCCGCGACCGTGGCACGATCAAGAGTTTCTCCCAGGAACTTCGGCTATCCAATGGGAGCCACCAAGCTTTAAGATGGGTGGTCGGCGTTAATTATGAACACAGCAAGATTGATCAGATCGTCGATGGCGATATCTCCGCATCATCATCCAATGCGACGCTTGGCGCTGTGCTCGGATATCCGATCCGGAGCGAAACCCATTCGGCCCTTCAGAGAATGACCAACTATGCCTCATTCGCAAACGTCGAGTATGATATCTCGCACACCCTGACGCTGAAGGCCGGCGCTAGATATACCAACGCCAAAACATCCGTTGACAGCTGTAACCGAGACTTGAGTGGTGACGCCAAGGGCAGCGGCCCGTTCTTCTACGATGTTCTGCTGGGCGGCGCGTTTGGACCCTATCAGACCGGCGATTGTTTCGCGGTTAACCTATTGTCTCACGCGGTCGGCAATGTGGCGCCTGGATCGCCGGGCAATTACGTCGATACGCTCCACGAAGATAATGTGTCCTGGCGGGTGGGCGTCGACTGGAAGCCACGACCTGGCGTGCTGCTCTATGGCAACGTTGCCAAGGGCTACAAGGCTGGTAGCTTTCCAACCGTTTCCGCGTTCGAGTTCACCCAATATCTTCCGGTCAAGCAGGAGTCCGTGCTGGCCTATGAGGCCGGCTTCAAGGCCTCTCTGCTGGATCGGGCGCTGCAGTTCAACGGCGCCGCCTTCTACTATGACTACAGGAACAAGCAGTTGCGCTCGAAAGAGGACGCGGGGCCGTTCGGTATTCTCGATGTGCTGCAGAACATCCCGAAGTCGACGATCAAGGGATTCGAACTCGAGATCGTAGCCAGGCCAATTTCATCGCTGACGGTGAGCAGCACATTCACTTATCTTGACGCCAAGATTGACAGATTCGCGGGCATAAATGCCGGTGGTGTCCCGGCAAATTTCGCCGGTGTCGCCGTCCCGTACACGCCAAAGTATCAGGTCGGGACGAACGTCGACTATGAGTTCCCGATCAGCGATGCTGTCAATGGTTTCCTCGGGGCGAGCCTAACCTATCGTTCGAGTACTGTCTCGGTGATCGGCGGCAACCTCAACCCGTCAACCCTTACGGCGTCAGCCGTCGGTGCGGCGCCTCTTTTCCGCATCAACGACTATGCGTTGGTCGACTTGCGTGCGGGCGTTGAATCGCCCGATGGACGCTGGCGCTTTTCCTTCTGGGGAAAAAACGTTCTCAACAAATACTACTGGAACAATGTGGTCGCGGGTTTCGACACCGTCGTGCGCTATGCCAACAAGCCAGCGACCTATGGCGCCAGCGTGGCGTTCAAATACTGA
- a CDS encoding VOC family protein produces the protein MIIRTAYFGFEVSDLDAWERYAGLIGVGVERSGDGLFYRIDEKARRFHFVNGPADDIACVGWDAGSQTSFDHLRSHLESLGIPTHDGDDASARLRGVDRFFHFVGPVGARHEIALGLEDAGSPFVSDKVPHGFVTGDQGLGHVAFNSTDHKGDEKFMREALFAQLSDYIYQPLPDGSTMHASFLHTSPRHHSIAFAEGLGGDSKLHHFELEMNKLEDVERAYERVQAAGIGIGLTLGQHSNDKIVSFYAHTPSKFMMEVGYGGLRIDDEESWEPVIHDRISEWGHEFQAV, from the coding sequence ATGATAATCAGGACTGCCTATTTTGGCTTTGAGGTATCGGATCTGGATGCGTGGGAGCGTTATGCGGGGTTGATCGGTGTTGGCGTCGAGCGGTCGGGCGATGGGCTGTTCTACCGGATCGACGAGAAGGCCCGGCGCTTTCACTTTGTGAACGGACCTGCGGACGACATCGCCTGCGTCGGCTGGGATGCGGGGAGCCAAACGAGCTTCGACCACCTGCGCTCGCATCTTGAAAGCCTTGGTATCCCCACGCATGATGGCGACGATGCGTCCGCCCGATTGCGGGGCGTTGACCGGTTTTTCCATTTCGTAGGACCTGTCGGAGCGCGGCACGAGATCGCGCTGGGCCTGGAAGATGCGGGCTCCCCGTTCGTTTCCGACAAGGTGCCGCATGGTTTCGTGACGGGCGATCAGGGGCTCGGTCATGTCGCCTTCAACTCAACCGATCACAAGGGCGACGAGAAGTTCATGCGCGAAGCGCTGTTCGCGCAGCTTTCCGACTATATCTATCAGCCACTGCCCGACGGCAGCACGATGCACGCCTCGTTCCTGCACACCAGCCCGCGACACCATTCGATTGCCTTTGCCGAAGGGCTCGGAGGAGACAGCAAACTCCACCACTTCGAGCTTGAGATGAACAAGCTGGAGGATGTCGAAAGGGCGTATGAACGCGTGCAGGCGGCCGGGATCGGTATCGGACTCACGCTGGGCCAGCATTCGAACGACAAGATCGTGTCCTTCTATGCGCACACGCCTTCCAAATTCATGATGGAGGTAGGCTATGGCGGCCTGCGGATTGATGACGAGGAAAGCTGGGAGCCGGTGATCCACGACCGCATCAGCGAATGGGGCCACGAGTTCCAGGCCGTCTGA
- a CDS encoding VOC family protein: protein MIIRTAYFGFEVSDLDAWERYAGLIGVGVERSGDGLFYRIDEKARRFHFVNGPADDIAWVGWDAGSQENFDHLRSHLDSLGIAMRDGDDASARLRGVERYFQFVGPVGARHEIALGLEDAEFPFVSNKVPHGFLTGDQGLGHAAFNSTDHKGDEKFMREALFAQLSDYIYQPLPDGSTMHASFLHTSPRHHSIAFAEGLGGESKLHHFELEMNNMEDVERAYERVQAAGIAIGLTLGQHSNDRIVSFYAHTPSKFMMEIGHGGLRIDDEESWKPVIHDRISEWGHEFQPV from the coding sequence ATGATAATCAGGACTGCCTATTTTGGCTTTGAGGTATCGGATCTGGATGCGTGGGAGCGTTATGCGGGGTTGATCGGTGTTGGCGTCGAGCGGTCGGGCGATGGGCTGTTCTACCGGATCGACGAGAAGGCCCGGCGCTTTCACTTTGTGAACGGACCTGCGGACGACATCGCCTGGGTCGGCTGGGACGCGGGGAGCCAGGAGAACTTCGATCATCTGCGCTCGCATCTCGACAGCCTTGGTATTGCGATGCGGGATGGCGACGACGCGTCCGCCCGGTTGCGGGGCGTGGAGCGGTATTTCCAATTTGTCGGACCCGTCGGAGCTCGGCACGAGATCGCGCTGGGCCTGGAAGATGCGGAATTCCCTTTTGTTTCGAACAAGGTCCCGCACGGTTTCTTGACTGGTGATCAGGGGCTCGGTCATGCCGCCTTCAACTCAACCGATCACAAGGGCGACGAGAAGTTCATGCGCGAGGCGCTGTTCGCGCAGCTTTCTGACTATATCTACCAGCCGCTGCCCGATGGCAGCACGATGCATGCCTCGTTCCTGCACACCAGCCCGCGCCATCATTCGATCGCCTTCGCCGAGGGGCTGGGAGGAGAGAGCAAACTCCATCATTTCGAGTTGGAAATGAATAATATGGAGGATGTCGAGAGGGCGTATGAACGCGTGCAGGCCGCCGGGATCGCTATCGGACTGACACTGGGTCAGCATTCCAACGACCGGATCGTGTCCTTCTACGCGCACACGCCTTCCAAATTCATGATGGAAATAGGCCATGGCGGCCTCAGGATCGATGACGAGGAGAGCTGGAAGCCGGTGATCCACGATCGCATCAGCGAATGGGGTCACGAGTTCCAGCCCGTCTGA
- a CDS encoding long-chain fatty acid--CoA ligase, whose product MIEEKDVLPGLMQNAQLNIADVLRFAAAAHGGREIVSKNVDEPIWRYDYARAWKRATQAAQALVRRGVAPGDRVSSLAWNTHRHFELFFAVPGMGAVLHTANPRLPDDHLVFTINHAGSKVLLLDRNMVEIVDRIRDRLETVEHYVLLSDPDRAIDGWGCYERLIANEAGDFDWPRFDENAGAFLCYTSGTTGDPKGVLYSHRSVVLHGLAAGLSGALNFSAFDVVMPCQSLYHATAWGLPFAGAINGVKFVFPCDRFDGASLQQLITSEGVTFSGGVPTIWTLYLDHLARTGETPGSLQRVIIGGSAVPRDMAVAFDKLGVVVQQIWGMTETSPLGVVSTPTPALAALGKDEENETIWTRQGRMMFGIAMKIVDEDGNNLPHDGEASGALMVRGPWVLERYYRTEASATDSEGWFDTGDISTIDRFGFMRITDRKKDVIKSGGEWISSIDLENIAAGCPGVKVAAVAGVHHPKWEERPIMLVEPLEEGSVSDAAMRSWLEPRIVKWWMPDRIIIDTVPLTATGKIDKKAIRDRYGQMLAEPAA is encoded by the coding sequence ATGATCGAGGAGAAAGACGTGCTGCCGGGCTTGATGCAGAATGCTCAACTGAATATTGCCGACGTCCTGCGTTTTGCGGCCGCGGCGCATGGCGGCCGGGAGATCGTGTCGAAGAATGTGGATGAGCCGATATGGCGCTATGATTATGCGCGGGCCTGGAAGCGCGCGACGCAGGCGGCGCAGGCGCTTGTCCGGCGAGGCGTGGCGCCTGGCGACCGGGTAAGTTCGCTGGCGTGGAACACGCACCGGCATTTCGAGCTGTTCTTCGCGGTGCCGGGTATGGGGGCGGTGCTGCATACCGCCAATCCGCGCCTGCCCGACGACCATCTCGTCTTCACCATCAACCATGCGGGCAGCAAGGTGTTGCTGCTCGATCGCAACATGGTCGAGATCGTCGACCGGATCCGGGACCGGCTGGAGACGGTCGAGCATTACGTCCTGCTGAGCGACCCCGATCGCGCGATCGACGGCTGGGGCTGTTATGAGCGCCTGATCGCCAATGAGGCCGGAGACTTTGACTGGCCGCGGTTCGACGAGAATGCGGGCGCGTTCCTGTGCTACACGTCGGGCACGACGGGCGATCCCAAGGGGGTGCTCTATTCGCATCGTTCGGTCGTGCTGCACGGGCTGGCGGCGGGCCTGAGCGGCGCGCTCAACTTCTCCGCCTTCGACGTGGTCATGCCGTGCCAGTCGCTCTATCACGCGACCGCCTGGGGTCTGCCCTTTGCGGGTGCGATCAACGGTGTGAAGTTCGTCTTCCCCTGCGACAGGTTCGACGGCGCCAGCCTGCAGCAACTCATAACGAGCGAAGGCGTCACCTTCTCGGGCGGCGTGCCGACGATCTGGACGCTGTATCTCGATCATCTGGCGCGAACCGGCGAGACGCCGGGCAGCCTGCAACGGGTGATCATTGGCGGTTCGGCCGTGCCGCGCGACATGGCGGTGGCGTTCGACAAGCTCGGCGTCGTGGTGCAGCAGATCTGGGGCATGACCGAGACCAGCCCGCTCGGCGTCGTCTCCACGCCCACGCCCGCGCTGGCCGCGTTGGGCAAGGACGAGGAGAACGAAACCATCTGGACCCGGCAAGGCCGGATGATGTTCGGTATCGCGATGAAGATCGTCGATGAGGACGGCAATAACCTGCCGCATGACGGCGAAGCATCGGGTGCCTTGATGGTGCGCGGACCCTGGGTGCTGGAGCGCTATTATCGCACCGAAGCTTCGGCAACCGATAGCGAAGGCTGGTTCGACACCGGCGACATCTCCACCATCGACCGGTTCGGCTTCATGCGGATCACCGACCGCAAGAAAGACGTGATCAAATCGGGCGGCGAATGGATCAGCTCGATCGATCTGGAAAATATCGCGGCCGGGTGTCCAGGCGTGAAGGTGGCTGCCGTGGCCGGGGTGCATCATCCCAAATGGGAGGAACGCCCGATCATGCTCGTCGAACCCCTGGAAGAAGGATCGGTGTCGGACGCGGCGATGCGCAGTTGGCTGGAACCTCGCATCGTCAAATGGTGGATGCCCGACCGCATCATCATCGACACAGTCCCGCTCACAGCCACTGGCAAGATCGACAAGAAGGCGATCCGCGACAGATACGGCCAAATGCTTGCCGAACCGGCAGCCTGA
- a CDS encoding alpha/beta fold hydrolase: MTDTLAPESRFADAADGRVHYHSWDSWGEGPAIILIHGGGPGAYGYSNYRKNIGPLSRRNRVIVLDLPGYGQSAPRAQPDGLIVALANSVRDVMDHAGIETASLVGNSLGGMTSLRLALDTPERVDKLILMGPGGGLPTLSPFPTEGLQRMLDFYGGEGPTLEKLARVTDLLVYDRSSITSELLEERLRIASLPETVANPPLRTLMAHPKDHLWKQGLERLASPTLIVWGAEDRVLPLDAGFILRKLIPNADMHIFSKCGHWAQWERPDEFNALVDNFVNHQ; the protein is encoded by the coding sequence ATGACCGATACCCTGGCGCCCGAAAGCCGGTTCGCCGATGCCGCCGATGGCCGCGTCCACTACCATAGCTGGGATAGCTGGGGCGAAGGACCGGCCATCATCCTGATCCACGGCGGTGGTCCGGGCGCCTATGGCTACAGCAATTATCGAAAGAATATCGGCCCGCTCTCGCGGCGCAACCGGGTCATCGTCCTTGACCTGCCAGGTTATGGCCAGTCCGCGCCGCGCGCTCAGCCTGACGGCCTCATCGTCGCGCTCGCCAATTCGGTGCGCGATGTCATGGACCATGCCGGCATAGAAACTGCCAGCCTGGTGGGTAACTCGCTGGGCGGCATGACGTCCCTGCGCTTGGCGCTCGACACCCCCGAGCGGGTCGACAAGCTGATCCTGATGGGGCCGGGTGGCGGTCTGCCGACCTTGTCGCCGTTCCCGACAGAAGGGTTGCAGCGCATGCTCGACTTCTATGGCGGGGAGGGACCGACGCTCGAAAAGCTCGCGCGGGTCACCGACCTGCTGGTTTACGACCGCTCATCGATCACATCGGAGTTGCTGGAGGAACGCCTCAGGATCGCCTCGCTGCCCGAGACGGTCGCCAATCCGCCCCTGCGCACCTTGATGGCGCACCCCAAGGACCATCTCTGGAAACAGGGGCTCGAAAGGCTCGCAAGCCCGACCCTCATCGTCTGGGGCGCCGAAGATCGCGTCCTACCGCTCGACGCCGGGTTCATCCTGCGCAAGCTCATCCCCAATGCCGACATGCACATCTTCTCCAAATGCGGCCACTGGGCACAATGGGAACGTCCCGACGAGTTCAACGCACTGGTGGATAACTTCGTTAATCACCAATAG
- a CDS encoding LysR family transcriptional regulator: MIELRQLRYLIAAAEAGSFSRAARSMNIKQATLSRHVLEVEKRLGMMLFDRRTRGATLTPNGKTYLRTAQRIVREFEELNAWVSATKNGEIGKLAVGFYTSFSAGNLRATLSEFGERYPDVKVRGFERDRDLLLAGIENGLLDIAIMIGDTPYPGLMSRSFWSERILVAIPEGHSLAARDRIHWSDLTGARFLLTERDPGPETRNMLLGKLGMPGYTPEIDMDDIGRDTVLSAIALGGHISIVAESALGIQVPGVVFREIHETNGHMRIGFSGYWREDNENAVLRRFLDFVATRYSLPPIPARPSSHQQPGKEPS; the protein is encoded by the coding sequence GTGATTGAATTGCGCCAGCTTCGCTACTTGATTGCGGCGGCCGAGGCGGGCAGCTTCAGTCGCGCGGCGCGCAGTATGAATATTAAGCAGGCCACCCTCAGCCGGCACGTCCTCGAAGTCGAGAAGCGCCTTGGTATGATGCTGTTCGACCGCAGAACGCGCGGCGCGACCTTGACGCCGAACGGCAAGACTTATCTGCGGACGGCCCAGCGTATCGTGAGGGAGTTTGAGGAGCTGAACGCTTGGGTCAGTGCTACAAAGAACGGCGAAATCGGCAAGCTGGCCGTGGGGTTCTACACGTCCTTCTCGGCCGGAAATCTGCGCGCCACCTTGAGCGAGTTCGGCGAACGCTATCCCGATGTGAAAGTGCGCGGATTCGAGCGCGACCGCGACTTGCTCCTTGCAGGAATCGAAAACGGTCTGCTCGATATCGCGATCATGATTGGCGACACACCTTATCCGGGGCTGATGAGCCGCTCCTTCTGGAGTGAACGCATATTGGTGGCGATACCGGAAGGCCACTCGCTTGCCGCACGCGACCGTATCCACTGGAGCGACCTGACCGGCGCACGCTTCCTGTTGACTGAGCGAGATCCCGGCCCGGAGACGCGCAACATGCTCTTGGGCAAGCTCGGGATGCCCGGCTACACGCCGGAGATCGACATGGACGACATCGGCCGTGACACGGTGCTGAGCGCCATCGCGCTTGGCGGACACATTTCGATCGTTGCGGAATCAGCGCTCGGCATTCAGGTGCCGGGAGTGGTCTTCCGCGAGATCCACGAAACCAACGGGCACATGCGGATCGGCTTTTCCGGCTATTGGCGCGAGGACAATGAGAACGCAGTGCTGCGCCGGTTCCTCGATTTCGTGGCCACGCGCTATTCGTTGCCGCCGATCCCTGCGCGGCCGTCCTCGCATCAGCAACCAGGAAAGGAGCCGTCATGA
- a CDS encoding DUF2274 domain-containing protein has translation MTKLKLGPLADDRPVKLTVELPAPIHRDLVAYAAALAGETGGPPVPPEKLVAPMLARFMETDRAFRRHRAQGN, from the coding sequence ATGACGAAGTTGAAGCTGGGGCCGCTGGCCGACGACAGGCCGGTGAAGCTCACCGTGGAGCTGCCGGCGCCGATCCACCGCGATCTTGTCGCCTATGCCGCCGCGCTCGCGGGCGAGACCGGGGGACCGCCGGTTCCGCCTGAAAAGCTGGTCGCGCCGATGCTGGCCCGGTTCATGGAAACCGACCGGGCCTTTCGCCGGCATCGCGCGCAGGGGAATTGA
- a CDS encoding TrbI/VirB10 family protein, whose amino-acid sequence MSDPVEPAAPQAARSDPQAFQLRGDPPRVMRLSRKALAVIGVAAGLGIGGSLIYALKPAGQEEAKELYSTESRATAETITSGPKDYGQAPRLGPPLPGDLGRPIVSAQQRGENVPVPPVGAQVDGRAQAEEAARQRAQQERDAARMSGVFLGGGTAGAGAAMPQIAVVPEAPAATPPAETAQGDQAAKRAFMAQASSQRTVSVERLTAPASPNIVQAGSIISAALITGIRSDLPGQITAQVTANVYDSPTGRILLIPQGARLIGEYDSEIAAGQTRVLLAWDRLILPDGRSIVLERQPGADAAGFAGLQDRVNQHWGNLLKAAAISTLLGVGTELGADEDDDLTRALRRGSQDTINQTGQQIVRRQLNVQPTLTIRPGHPLRVVLTRDLVLEPVGATR is encoded by the coding sequence GTGAGCGATCCCGTCGAACCGGCCGCGCCGCAAGCGGCACGATCCGATCCCCAAGCCTTCCAGCTTCGGGGCGACCCGCCCCGCGTCATGCGCCTGTCGCGCAAGGCGCTGGCCGTCATCGGCGTCGCCGCCGGCCTCGGCATAGGCGGCTCGCTGATCTATGCGCTCAAGCCTGCGGGCCAGGAGGAAGCGAAGGAACTCTACAGCACCGAGAGCCGCGCCACGGCCGAGACGATTACGTCGGGGCCGAAGGATTACGGCCAGGCGCCGCGGCTCGGTCCTCCGCTTCCCGGCGACCTCGGCCGCCCGATCGTTTCGGCCCAACAGCGGGGGGAGAATGTGCCGGTCCCGCCGGTCGGCGCTCAGGTCGACGGCCGCGCTCAGGCCGAGGAGGCCGCCCGCCAGCGCGCCCAGCAGGAGCGCGACGCCGCGCGCATGAGCGGCGTGTTCCTTGGCGGCGGGACCGCAGGGGCGGGCGCGGCCATGCCGCAGATCGCGGTTGTGCCGGAAGCGCCTGCCGCCACGCCACCCGCCGAGACGGCGCAGGGCGACCAGGCCGCCAAGCGCGCCTTCATGGCCCAGGCGTCCAGCCAGCGCACGGTGAGCGTCGAGCGGCTTACGGCTCCGGCATCGCCCAACATCGTGCAGGCCGGCAGCATCATCTCGGCCGCGCTCATCACCGGCATCCGTTCCGACCTGCCCGGCCAGATCACCGCCCAGGTGACGGCTAATGTCTATGACAGCCCCACGGGCCGCATCCTCCTCATCCCGCAGGGCGCGCGCCTGATCGGCGAATATGACAGCGAGATCGCCGCCGGGCAGACCCGCGTGCTGCTGGCCTGGGATCGGCTGATATTGCCGGACGGCCGCTCGATCGTTCTCGAGCGCCAGCCCGGCGCCGACGCGGCCGGGTTCGCCGGCTTGCAGGATCGCGTGAACCAGCATTGGGGCAATCTGCTCAAGGCTGCCGCCATCTCGACACTCCTCGGCGTTGGCACAGAGCTGGGCGCGGACGAGGACGACGACCTCACCCGCGCGCTGCGCCGCGGCTCGCAGGACACCATCAACCAGACCGGCCAGCAGATCGTGCGGCGGCAATTGAACGTGCAGCCGACGCTCACCATTCGGCCGGGCCATCCGTTGCGGGTCGTTCTGACCCGCGACCTGGTGCTCGAACCTGTTGGAGCGACACGATGA
- the trbG gene encoding P-type conjugative transfer protein TrbG — protein sequence MTHTPFRRSASAVLLVSATALAGCATTSAKSPAITYDDPPVEIAATPAAEPSRVIEVVTIPEPLPLPGQLKPVVQSASPPEPADPRSRVGAANAAARVQPVRDGFLNAIQQYPWTDGALYQVYAAPGQVTDIALQEGEQLVGAGPVAAGDTVRWIIGDTVSGSGATARVHILVKPTRSDLATNLVINTDRRTYHLELRATAATYMASVSWTYPHDALIALQVRNAAAASAAPAATGVNVAALNFRYRIEGDRAPWKPVRAFDDSVQVFIEFPAGISQGEMPPLFVTGAAGDAELVNYRVQGRYMVVDRLFAAAELRLGDKRSEQRVRIVRDHARGRRP from the coding sequence ATGACGCACACGCCTTTCCGTCGCTCCGCCTCGGCGGTCCTGCTCGTCTCCGCCACCGCGCTCGCCGGCTGCGCCACTACGTCGGCGAAGTCGCCCGCCATCACCTATGACGATCCGCCGGTGGAGATCGCGGCGACGCCCGCTGCAGAGCCTTCGCGTGTAATCGAGGTCGTGACGATCCCCGAGCCGCTGCCGCTTCCCGGCCAGTTGAAGCCGGTGGTGCAAAGCGCATCACCGCCGGAGCCGGCCGATCCGCGCAGCCGCGTCGGCGCGGCGAACGCCGCCGCCCGCGTGCAGCCGGTGCGCGACGGCTTCCTCAACGCCATCCAGCAATATCCCTGGACCGACGGCGCGCTCTATCAGGTCTATGCCGCGCCCGGCCAGGTGACGGACATCGCGTTGCAGGAGGGCGAACAGCTTGTGGGCGCCGGGCCGGTCGCGGCCGGTGACACCGTGCGCTGGATCATCGGCGACACGGTGAGCGGCAGCGGCGCCACGGCCCGCGTGCATATCCTCGTGAAGCCAACGCGGTCCGACCTCGCCACCAACCTCGTCATCAACACCGACCGTCGCACCTATCATCTGGAGCTGCGCGCCACGGCCGCGACCTACATGGCGTCGGTCTCGTGGACCTATCCGCACGACGCCCTGATCGCCTTGCAGGTGCGCAACGCCGCCGCCGCATCCGCCGCGCCGGCGGCGACCGGCGTGAACGTGGCGGCGCTCAATTTCCGCTACCGGATCGAAGGCGACCGCGCGCCGTGGAAGCCTGTCCGCGCCTTCGACGATTCCGTCCAGGTGTTCATCGAGTTTCCCGCCGGGATCTCGCAGGGCGAGATGCCGCCGCTGTTCGTGACCGGCGCGGCCGGCGACGCCGAGTTGGTCAACTACCGCGTCCAGGGCCGCTATATGGTGGTGGATCGGCTGTTCGCCGCCGCCGAGCTGCGCCTGGGCGACAAGCGCAGCGAGCAGCGTGTCCGCATCGTGCGCGACCATGCACGGGGGCGGCGGCCGTGA
- the trbF gene encoding conjugal transfer protein TrbF: MFRRPTIRYGKTAEPVTPYQRAAQVWDDRIGSARVQAKNWRLAFFGALALSGGLTGGIIWQSARGHIVPWVVQVDRLGEAQAVAPADAGYRPTDPQIAFHLARFIEQVRAIPADPVIVRQNWLRAYDFTTDRGAMALNDYARSNDPFTQVGKVQVAVDVSSVIRASPDSFRVAWTERRYQDGSLAATERWSAILTIVVQPPRTPDALRKNPLGVFVNALNWSKELSQ; encoded by the coding sequence ATGTTCCGACGCCCCACCATCCGCTACGGCAAGACCGCCGAACCCGTCACGCCCTACCAGCGCGCCGCGCAGGTCTGGGATGACCGCATCGGCTCGGCGCGCGTGCAGGCGAAGAACTGGCGGCTCGCCTTCTTCGGTGCGCTGGCGCTTTCGGGCGGCCTCACTGGCGGCATCATCTGGCAGTCGGCCCGCGGGCATATCGTGCCTTGGGTGGTGCAGGTCGATCGGCTGGGTGAGGCGCAAGCGGTCGCGCCGGCCGACGCCGGCTACCGCCCGACCGACCCGCAGATCGCGTTCCATCTCGCCCGCTTCATCGAGCAGGTCCGCGCAATCCCCGCCGATCCGGTGATCGTCCGCCAGAACTGGCTACGCGCCTACGACTTCACGACTGATCGCGGGGCGATGGCGCTCAACGACTATGCGCGCAGCAACGACCCTTTCACGCAGGTCGGCAAGGTGCAGGTCGCGGTGGATGTATCCAGCGTCATCCGGGCCTCGCCCGACAGCTTCCGCGTCGCCTGGACCGAGCGCCGTTATCAGGACGGCAGCCTCGCGGCCACCGAACGCTGGTCCGCGATCCTCACCATCGTCGTGCAGCCGCCGCGCACGCCCGACGCGCTGCGCAAGAATCCGCTCGGCGTCTTCGTCAACGCCCTCAACTGGTCAAAGGAGCTGTCGCAATGA